A region from the Canis lupus dingo isolate Sandy chromosome 9, ASM325472v2, whole genome shotgun sequence genome encodes:
- the TMEM98 gene encoding transmembrane protein 98 isoform X1, translating to METVVIVAIGVLATIFLASFAALVVVCRQRYCRPRDLLQRYDSKPIVDLIGAMETQSEPSELELDDVVITNPHIEAILENEDWIEDASGLMSHCIAILKICHTLTEKLVAMTMGSGAKMKTSASVGDIIVVAKRISPRVDDVVRSMYPPLDPKLLDARTTALLLSVSHLALVTRNACHLAGGLDWIDQSLSAAEEHLEVLREAALASETDKGLPGPEGFLQEQSAI from the exons ATGGAGACTGTGGTGATTGTCGCCATAGGTGTGCTGGCCACCATCTTCCTGGCCTCGTTTGCAGCCTTGGTGGTGGTTTGCAGGCAGCGCTACTGCCGGCCTCGAGACCTGTTGCAGCGCTATGATTCCAA GCCCATTGTGGACCTCATTGGTGCCATGGAGACCCAGTCGGAGCCATCCGAGTTAGAACTGGACGATGTGGTCATCACCAATCCCCACATCGAAGCCATTCTAGAGAATGAAGACTGGATTGAAGATGCCTC AGGTCTCATGTCCCACTGCATTGCCATCTTGAAG ATATGTCACACTCTGACAGAAAAACTTGTTGCCATGACAATGGGCTCCGGGGCCAAGATGAAGACTTCAGCCAGTGTCGGTGACATCATCGTGGTGGCCAAGCGGATCAGCCCGAG AGTGGATGATGTGGTGAGATCGATGTACCCTCCGTTGGATCCCAAGCTCCTGGATGCCcg GACAACTGCTCTGTTGTTGTCGGTCAGCCATCTCGCGCTGGTGACTCGGAATGCCTGCCACCTGGCCGGGGGCCTGGACTGGATCGACCAGTCGCTGTCAGCTGCCGAGGAGCACTTGGAAGTCCTTCGAGAAGCAGCCCTGGCTTCTGAGACAGATAAAGGCCTCCCGGGCCCTGAAGGTTTCCTGCAGGAGCAGTCGGCCATTTAG
- the TMEM98 gene encoding transmembrane protein 98 isoform X2, whose product MIPKGGGNGVDVGRRGPFLRVTLQTRPIVDLIGAMETQSEPSELELDDVVITNPHIEAILENEDWIEDASGLMSHCIAILKICHTLTEKLVAMTMGSGAKMKTSASVGDIIVVAKRISPRVDDVVRSMYPPLDPKLLDARTTALLLSVSHLALVTRNACHLAGGLDWIDQSLSAAEEHLEVLREAALASETDKGLPGPEGFLQEQSAI is encoded by the exons ATGATTCCAA aaggaggagggaatggaGTTGATGTGGGCAGACGAGGGCCCTTCCTGAGAGTGACTCTCCAGACGAG GCCCATTGTGGACCTCATTGGTGCCATGGAGACCCAGTCGGAGCCATCCGAGTTAGAACTGGACGATGTGGTCATCACCAATCCCCACATCGAAGCCATTCTAGAGAATGAAGACTGGATTGAAGATGCCTC AGGTCTCATGTCCCACTGCATTGCCATCTTGAAG ATATGTCACACTCTGACAGAAAAACTTGTTGCCATGACAATGGGCTCCGGGGCCAAGATGAAGACTTCAGCCAGTGTCGGTGACATCATCGTGGTGGCCAAGCGGATCAGCCCGAG AGTGGATGATGTGGTGAGATCGATGTACCCTCCGTTGGATCCCAAGCTCCTGGATGCCcg GACAACTGCTCTGTTGTTGTCGGTCAGCCATCTCGCGCTGGTGACTCGGAATGCCTGCCACCTGGCCGGGGGCCTGGACTGGATCGACCAGTCGCTGTCAGCTGCCGAGGAGCACTTGGAAGTCCTTCGAGAAGCAGCCCTGGCTTCTGAGACAGATAAAGGCCTCCCGGGCCCTGAAGGTTTCCTGCAGGAGCAGTCGGCCATTTAG